Proteins encoded by one window of Planktothrix tepida PCC 9214:
- a CDS encoding DUF924 family protein, translating into MDKFEEILSFWFGHPHDPNYGKPKPAWFMTNPTFDEEIRTRFLTTYELAATNQLDIWQNSPLSCLALIITLDQFPRNLFRGTPQAFATDEKALTIAKYALDQRYDQQMIRVQRAFIYLPFEHSENLADQTRCVELFETLKGDPNTASMFDYAIAHFNIIQKFGRFPHRNVILSRPSTPSELEFLTQPNSSF; encoded by the coding sequence ATGGATAAATTTGAAGAAATTTTAAGCTTCTGGTTTGGTCATCCCCATGACCCCAACTATGGAAAACCTAAACCTGCTTGGTTTATGACAAATCCTACTTTTGATGAAGAAATCAGGACTCGTTTTCTGACAACCTATGAACTCGCAGCGACAAACCAACTTGATATTTGGCAAAATTCACCGTTAAGTTGTTTAGCGTTAATTATTACTTTAGATCAATTTCCTCGCAATTTATTTCGCGGAACACCCCAAGCCTTTGCCACCGATGAAAAAGCATTAACCATCGCGAAGTATGCCCTTGATCAAAGATATGATCAACAGATGATCAGGGTACAACGGGCTTTTATTTATCTTCCTTTTGAACATAGTGAAAATTTAGCCGATCAAACTCGTTGTGTAGAATTATTTGAAACTTTAAAAGGTGATCCTAATACTGCATCCATGTTTGATTATGCGATCGCTCACTTTAATATTATTCAAAAATTCGGACGCTTTCCCCATCGTAACGTGATTTTAAGCCGTCCTAGCACTCCTAGTGAACTAGAATTCCTTACCCAACCTAACTCGTCATTTTAA
- a CDS encoding sulfite exporter TauE/SafE family protein produces MMGILPWVLLVALGLTAGTAAGLLGIGGGMLVVPGLFYIFNLMGFPPSLVMHVAIATSMSIMVCTATSSILAHHSKGDVQWGVFWKIVPGILLGVLLGAALDNTLSSHWLKIIFGLFLLLISIKLLLDFKPQPKSETLPRLAIINVVGLGIGFKSGLLGVGGGAISVPFLIYCGLPMYEVVGTSSSFSLPISILGTLAFLLSSQGGASLPGFTGYIYWPALLLIAPFTILGAFWGTTLSHVISGEKLRTAFALFLLLISLNMLFF; encoded by the coding sequence ATGATGGGAATTCTACCTTGGGTTTTATTAGTAGCACTGGGACTAACGGCTGGAACCGCAGCAGGATTATTGGGAATTGGGGGAGGGATGTTGGTTGTTCCAGGGTTATTTTATATTTTTAATTTAATGGGGTTTCCGCCCAGTTTGGTGATGCACGTTGCGATCGCAACTTCGATGAGTATCATGGTTTGTACAGCAACTTCTTCTATTTTAGCCCATCATTCTAAAGGAGATGTGCAATGGGGAGTATTTTGGAAAATTGTTCCGGGTATTTTATTGGGTGTTTTATTGGGTGCAGCCTTAGATAATACTTTATCAAGTCATTGGCTAAAAATTATTTTTGGATTATTTTTATTGTTGATTTCTATAAAGCTATTGTTGGATTTTAAACCCCAACCCAAGTCAGAAACCTTACCAAGATTAGCAATTATTAATGTGGTGGGTTTGGGAATTGGGTTTAAGTCGGGACTTTTAGGGGTGGGAGGCGGTGCAATTAGTGTTCCCTTTTTGATTTATTGTGGATTACCGATGTATGAAGTGGTGGGTACATCATCATCTTTTAGTTTACCGATTTCGATTTTAGGAACCCTTGCATTTCTGTTATCTTCTCAAGGGGGTGCTTCTCTTCCTGGATTTACAGGATATATTTATTGGCCGGCTTTATTATTAATTGCTCCCTTTACTATTTTAGGAGCTTTTTGGGGAACAACGCTATCCCATGTTATTTCAGGGGAAAAACTACGAACAGCGTTTGCTTTATTTCTTTTATTAATTAGTTTAAATATGTTATTTTTTTAA
- the dxs gene encoding 1-deoxy-D-xylulose-5-phosphate synthase: MHLSEITHPNQLHGLSIHQLEQIARQIREKHLETVAATGGHLGPGLGVVELTLGLYQTLDLDRDKVLWDVGHQAYPHKLITGRYQNFHTLRQKDGVAGYLKRCESKFDHFGAGHASTSISAGLGMALARDMKGENFKVVAIIGDGALTGGMALEAINHAGHLPHTNLMVVLNDNEMSISPNVGAISRYLNKMRLSDPVQFLTDNLEEQFKHLPFVGEAFTPEMERMKEGMKRLAVPKVGAVFEELGFTYVGPVDGHDLQELINTFQQAHKIPGPVLVHVATVKGKGYAIAEKDQVGYHAQNPFNLATGKAIPASKPKPPSYSKVFGETLVKLGENDPRIVGITAAMATGTGLDILQKKLPKQYIDVGIAEQHAVTMAAGLAAEGMRPVVAIYSTFLQRAYDQIVHDICIQKLPVFFCMDRAGIVGADGPTHQGMYDIAYLRCLPNIVIMAPKDEAELQRMLVTGIEHTDGPTAMRYPRGSGLGVPLMEEGWEPLPIGKGEILRNGDDLLLMGYGSMVNMSMQVAEILSEHGIEATVINPRFVKPLDIELIAPLAQQMGKVVTIEEGCLMGGFGSAVAEALLDNNVVVPVKRFGVPDILVDHAEPNESFADLGLTSSQISEQILEAFFSQKQQPSKVS; this comes from the coding sequence ATGCACCTAAGCGAAATTACTCATCCAAATCAACTACATGGTTTGTCGATCCATCAACTCGAACAAATTGCCCGCCAGATCCGCGAGAAACACTTAGAAACCGTTGCCGCGACTGGAGGACATTTAGGGCCAGGGTTGGGTGTGGTGGAACTGACGTTAGGATTGTATCAAACCCTGGATCTTGATCGAGATAAAGTTCTTTGGGATGTGGGACACCAAGCCTATCCTCATAAATTAATCACCGGACGTTATCAAAATTTTCACACGCTAAGGCAAAAAGACGGCGTTGCAGGCTATTTAAAACGCTGTGAAAGCAAATTTGATCATTTTGGTGCGGGACACGCTTCTACCAGTATTTCTGCTGGGTTGGGAATGGCTTTAGCACGGGATATGAAAGGGGAAAACTTTAAAGTCGTTGCCATTATTGGAGATGGGGCTTTAACGGGAGGAATGGCATTAGAAGCCATTAACCACGCCGGACATTTACCTCATACTAATTTAATGGTGGTTCTCAATGATAACGAGATGTCAATTTCGCCCAATGTGGGGGCAATTTCTCGTTATTTGAATAAAATGCGACTGAGTGATCCAGTTCAGTTCCTTACGGATAATTTAGAAGAACAATTTAAACATTTACCCTTCGTCGGAGAAGCTTTTACTCCCGAAATGGAACGAATGAAAGAAGGGATGAAACGTCTTGCGGTTCCTAAAGTTGGGGCGGTGTTTGAAGAATTAGGTTTTACTTATGTTGGGCCTGTAGATGGTCATGATTTACAAGAATTAATTAATACGTTTCAACAAGCGCATAAAATACCGGGGCCTGTGTTGGTTCACGTCGCAACGGTGAAAGGAAAAGGCTATGCGATCGCAGAAAAAGATCAAGTCGGTTATCATGCTCAAAATCCCTTTAATTTAGCCACGGGAAAAGCGATTCCCGCCAGTAAACCTAAACCTCCGAGTTACTCTAAAGTATTTGGAGAAACCTTAGTTAAATTGGGAGAAAATGATCCTCGAATTGTCGGGATTACGGCGGCAATGGCAACGGGAACTGGGTTAGATATTCTCCAGAAAAAACTGCCCAAACAATATATTGATGTCGGTATTGCGGAACAACACGCGGTTACAATGGCGGCGGGTTTAGCAGCAGAAGGAATGCGTCCGGTTGTGGCAATTTATTCCACCTTCTTGCAACGAGCTTATGATCAAATTGTCCATGATATTTGTATTCAAAAGCTCCCGGTTTTCTTCTGTATGGATCGAGCCGGAATTGTGGGTGCAGACGGCCCAACTCACCAAGGAATGTATGATATTGCTTATCTGCGGTGTTTGCCCAATATTGTGATTATGGCGCCTAAAGATGAAGCCGAATTACAACGGATGTTAGTAACTGGAATTGAGCATACAGATGGCCCCACTGCGATGCGTTATCCGCGTGGATCAGGGTTAGGTGTTCCGTTAATGGAAGAAGGCTGGGAACCTTTACCCATCGGCAAAGGAGAGATTCTCCGCAATGGCGATGATCTGCTATTAATGGGTTATGGCAGTATGGTAAATATGTCAATGCAAGTCGCTGAAATTCTCAGTGAACATGGCATTGAAGCCACCGTAATTAATCCCCGTTTTGTTAAACCTTTAGATATCGAATTAATTGCGCCTTTAGCTCAACAAATGGGTAAAGTTGTCACGATAGAAGAAGGCTGTTTAATGGGCGGTTTTGGTTCGGCTGTTGCTGAAGCTTTATTAGACAATAATGTTGTGGTTCCTGTGAAACGTTTCGGGGTTCCTGATATTTTAGTCGATCATGCTGAACCTAATGAATCTTTTGCTGATTTAGGCTTAACCAGTTCTCAAATTTCTGAACAAATTTTGGAAGCCTTTTTTAGTCAGAAACAACAACCCTCTAAAGTCAGTTAA
- a CDS encoding tetratricopeptide repeat protein has translation MFNNIKRFYEQGLKKARQGNYRGALKDFDQVIQLNPNYANAYNNRGLVYYYLKEYQQAVNDLTKALEIEPKLPDAYLNRGNAWRHLGKYDKAIQDFKVALNFNPKSDAVYNNLGLAIAQSGSYQDAINHYNQAISLNPNNHKTYYNRGRAFYLLGNKEKAVEDFNKATELEFNYIKAYINRGLCHHQLGNHERAIRDYNRALQIDAYNVYAYYNRGCVYHSLKEYQSAIADFDQVLNIDPNFIKAYLNRGLARYKLGDESGANKDFYHVMCVNSDTYIHYQAQRGISDHAPYSKNAPKIDVQQGGEYFYTTFLNGLWDTEDLEQRESTICEAEFINE, from the coding sequence ATGTTTAATAATATTAAGCGTTTTTATGAACAAGGCTTAAAAAAAGCACGCCAAGGCAATTATCGGGGTGCTTTGAAAGATTTTGATCAAGTGATTCAATTAAACCCAAATTATGCCAACGCTTATAATAATAGGGGTCTAGTTTACTATTATTTGAAAGAGTATCAACAAGCCGTTAATGATTTAACAAAAGCTTTAGAAATAGAACCAAAATTACCTGATGCTTATCTAAATCGGGGGAATGCTTGGCGACATTTAGGAAAATATGATAAAGCAATTCAGGACTTTAAGGTGGCTCTAAATTTTAATCCCAAAAGTGATGCAGTTTATAATAATTTGGGATTAGCGATCGCCCAATCAGGAAGTTATCAAGATGCTATTAATCATTACAATCAAGCCATTAGTCTAAATCCCAACAATCATAAAACCTATTACAATCGAGGTCGAGCCTTTTATTTATTAGGAAATAAAGAAAAAGCAGTGGAGGATTTTAATAAAGCAACGGAATTAGAATTTAATTATATTAAAGCTTATATTAATCGAGGATTGTGTCATCATCAATTAGGAAATCATGAGCGAGCTATTCGAGATTATAACCGGGCTTTACAAATAGATGCCTATAATGTTTATGCCTATTATAACCGAGGTTGTGTTTATCATAGTTTAAAAGAATATCAATCAGCAATTGCTGATTTTGATCAAGTTCTCAATATTGATCCTAATTTTATTAAAGCTTATTTAAACAGAGGATTAGCTCGTTATAAATTGGGGGATGAATCCGGTGCAAATAAAGATTTTTATCATGTCATGTGCGTGAACTCAGATACCTATATTCATTATCAAGCTCAACGGGGAATTTCCGATCACGCTCCCTATTCTAAAAATGCTCCTAAAATTGACGTTCAACAAGGAGGAGAATATTTTTATACAACTTTTCTCAATGGTTTATGGGATACGGAAGACCTAGAACAACGGGAGTCAACGATCTGTGAAGCGGAATTTATAAATGAATAA
- the petH gene encoding ferredoxin--NADP reductase produces the protein MYRPSGTGVATKTGANSRVFIFEVEGMRQGENTDKLNFPIRRSGAVYLTVPYDRMNQEMRRISRMGGKIVSIRPAGEPHAATTVAPVNGQQSQPSEEKTKPMTHAKAKTDIPINIYRPNKPYMGQCIENYELVGEGGLGTVRHLTFDISGGDLRYLEGQSIGIIPPGNDNKGKPHKLRLYSIASTRHGDKLDDKTVSLCVRQLEYKHPETGETVYGVCSTYLCNLEVGADVAITGPVGKEMLLPDDEEATVVMMATGTGIAPFRAFLWRMFKEQHQDYKFRGLAWLFFGIPYTANILYKEELEQLQREFPDNFRLTYAISREQQNPQGGRMYIQDRIKENADELWQLVQKENTHTYICGLKGMEGGIDEGMSAAAGKFDVNWSDYQKQLKKAERWHVETY, from the coding sequence ATGTATCGTCCAAGTGGAACTGGTGTTGCAACAAAGACAGGAGCCAATAGCCGCGTCTTTATCTTTGAAGTCGAGGGAATGCGACAAGGGGAGAATACAGACAAACTCAACTTTCCAATTCGTCGCAGTGGTGCAGTTTACCTGACTGTACCCTATGACCGCATGAATCAAGAAATGCGTCGCATTTCCCGGATGGGAGGAAAAATTGTCAGTATTCGCCCTGCAGGTGAACCTCATGCTGCAACGACCGTGGCTCCCGTAAATGGACAACAGAGCCAACCATCTGAAGAAAAAACTAAGCCCATGACTCACGCCAAGGCTAAAACAGATATTCCTATTAATATCTACCGTCCGAACAAGCCCTATATGGGGCAATGTATCGAGAACTATGAACTGGTGGGTGAAGGAGGTTTAGGTACAGTCCGTCACCTCACCTTTGACATCTCCGGCGGAGATTTACGTTATCTCGAAGGTCAAAGTATTGGGATTATTCCCCCTGGAAACGATAACAAAGGTAAACCCCACAAGTTAAGGCTGTATTCAATTGCCTCCACTCGTCATGGTGACAAACTGGATGATAAAACCGTTTCCTTGTGTGTTCGTCAACTGGAATATAAACATCCTGAAACCGGGGAAACCGTCTATGGGGTTTGTTCGACTTATCTGTGTAATTTAGAAGTGGGGGCGGATGTTGCCATTACTGGGCCAGTGGGTAAGGAAATGTTATTACCCGATGACGAAGAAGCCACTGTGGTGATGATGGCAACGGGTACAGGAATTGCACCCTTCCGGGCTTTCCTGTGGCGGATGTTCAAAGAACAACATCAAGATTATAAATTCCGAGGGTTAGCTTGGTTATTCTTTGGAATTCCCTACACTGCCAATATTCTGTATAAAGAAGAGTTGGAACAATTACAACGGGAATTTCCTGATAACTTCCGCTTAACTTATGCCATCAGTCGTGAACAACAAAATCCCCAAGGTGGCAGAATGTACATTCAAGATCGGATTAAAGAAAACGCCGATGAATTGTGGCAGTTAGTTCAGAAAGAAAATACCCATACCTATATTTGTGGTCTTAAAGGTATGGAAGGTGGTATTGACGAAGGAATGTCTGCGGCTGCGGGTAAATTTGATGTCAACTGGAGTGACTATCAAAAACAACTCAAAAAAGCAGAGCGTTGGCACGTTGAAACTTACTAA
- a CDS encoding GDSL-type esterase/lipase family protein, producing MTPKSGLEMYQQRLFALHTSQIYTRLSGEIYQPTYQDWLNILKQEVNLIKTESSENIGLSRLNILLGDSLSMWFPNPLLPSGRLWLNQGISGDTTSRIWQRLDIFDQIQPDAIYILAGINDLKNKVSVKEILGNYQKILDYLQQKYPETQILVQSIFPTKLPTEALTFSIPNLLIRELNQNLAQQVKNRGLIYLDFHQRFTDNQGNIRPELTTDGLHLSLEGYKVWQFALKQTESRLTKNRDNNYQNWLKKSSEFPLDGKSYLWVSYPVQPGDTLQKITLNTLGRDDFDYCDLIAIRNNLTSEVLSIDDVIEIPQLI from the coding sequence ATGACCCCAAAATCAGGACTTGAAATGTACCAACAACGGCTTTTTGCTTTGCATACAAGCCAAATTTATACTCGTTTATCAGGAGAGATTTATCAACCCACTTATCAAGATTGGCTGAATATATTAAAGCAGGAAGTTAATTTAATTAAAACGGAAAGTTCTGAAAATATAGGTTTATCTCGCCTTAATATTTTATTAGGAGATTCCTTAAGTATGTGGTTTCCTAATCCTTTATTACCATCAGGAAGATTATGGTTAAATCAAGGAATTTCAGGGGATACAACAAGCAGAATTTGGCAACGTTTAGATATTTTTGATCAAATTCAGCCCGATGCAATTTATATTTTGGCGGGAATTAATGATTTAAAAAATAAGGTTTCTGTGAAAGAAATATTAGGAAATTATCAAAAAATTTTAGATTATCTACAACAAAAATATCCTGAGACGCAAATTTTAGTTCAATCTATTTTTCCAACAAAATTACCCACAGAAGCCCTAACATTTTCGATTCCTAATCTTTTAATTCGAGAACTGAATCAAAATCTTGCTCAACAGGTTAAAAATCGAGGGCTCATCTATTTAGATTTTCATCAACGATTCACCGATAATCAGGGAAATATCCGCCCTGAGTTAACCACCGATGGCTTACACCTCAGCCTAGAAGGTTACAAAGTTTGGCAATTTGCCCTTAAACAAACAGAGTCTCGCCTGACTAAAAATCGAGATAATAACTATCAAAACTGGTTAAAAAAATCATCAGAATTCCCCTTAGATGGAAAATCTTACCTCTGGGTTTCTTATCCTGTTCAACCCGGAGATACCCTACAAAAAATTACCCTCAACACATTAGGGCGAGACGATTTTGACTATTGCGATTTAATCGCCATCCGAAACAACCTCACATCTGAGGTTCTCTCGATTGATGATGTGATTGAAATCCCGCAATTGATCTGA
- the leuS gene encoding leucine--tRNA ligase codes for MESRYNPASLEQKWQQTWAQQGLYKTPTDKDKPKFYALSMFPYPSGSLHMGHVRNYTITDVIARLKRMQGYRVLHPMGWDAFGLPAENAAIDRGVPPAEWTYQNIAQMREQLQKLGFSIDWEKEVTTCSPEYYRWTQWIFLQFYKCGLAYQKEAAVNWDPIDQTVLANEQVDNEGRSWRSGAIVEQKLLRQWFLKITDYANELLNDLEHLNGWPERVKLMQANWIGQSIGAQLEFPIIGLNENIAVFTTRPDTVYGVSYVVLAPEHPLVSQVTTPEQKATVEAFIQEVKNQSNTDRTSDDKPKRGVPTGGKAINPFNEEEIPIWIADYVLYEYGTGAVMGVPAHDTRDFQFATQYDLPIKQVIVPDDADNDNEENDRVKMAYTGTGILVESCNFSGEHSEHAKQAIINYAEDEGYGKGIIQYRLRDWLISRQRYWGTPIPIIHCPKCGAVAVPDEDLPVKLPEQVKFSGRGPSPLAQLEDWVNVTCPNCGTPAKRETDTMDTFIDSSWYFLRYPDANNDQQVFDPAITNDWMSVDQYVGGIEHAILHLLYSRFFTKVLRDRGLLHCKEPFERLLTQGMVQGITYKNRNTGKYFSPSQVSPSNPQDPETGEKLEVFFEKMSKSKYNGVDPLEVMGKYGADTARMFILFKAPPEKDLEWDDADVEGQFRFLNRVWRIVTEFAEVETSKPKNRELSKVEKDLKRAIHTAIKEVSEDLDGDYQFNTAVSELMKLSNALSEADCKASPTYLEGIETLLKLLAPFAPHIAEELWQLIGKTGSIHTQTWPQYDPEALVVDEITLVIQINGKTRGTLQVPAAANHQTLEEYARNSEVSQRHIGDKTIKKVIVVPGKLVNFVVA; via the coding sequence GTGGAGTCCCGATATAATCCTGCATCCCTCGAACAAAAGTGGCAACAAACCTGGGCACAACAGGGGTTGTACAAAACCCCAACCGACAAAGACAAGCCCAAATTTTATGCACTCTCCATGTTCCCCTATCCGTCGGGGAGTCTACACATGGGTCACGTTCGCAACTACACTATTACTGACGTGATCGCCCGACTCAAACGGATGCAAGGCTATCGTGTCTTACATCCGATGGGGTGGGATGCCTTCGGACTACCTGCCGAAAATGCTGCCATTGACCGAGGAGTTCCTCCGGCGGAATGGACATATCAAAATATTGCCCAAATGCGAGAACAATTGCAAAAATTAGGGTTCTCGATTGATTGGGAAAAAGAAGTAACCACCTGTTCCCCGGAATATTACCGTTGGACACAGTGGATTTTCTTACAATTTTATAAGTGCGGACTGGCTTATCAAAAAGAAGCAGCAGTTAATTGGGATCCCATTGATCAAACGGTACTTGCTAATGAACAAGTTGATAATGAAGGACGTTCTTGGCGGTCTGGGGCAATTGTTGAACAGAAATTATTGCGGCAATGGTTCTTAAAAATTACCGATTATGCTAACGAATTACTCAACGATTTAGAACATTTAAACGGATGGCCAGAACGGGTTAAATTAATGCAAGCCAACTGGATCGGACAATCTATTGGCGCACAGTTAGAATTTCCGATTATTGGGTTAAATGAAAACATTGCTGTTTTTACCACTCGTCCTGATACGGTTTACGGGGTTTCCTATGTGGTATTAGCCCCAGAACATCCCTTAGTTTCTCAAGTTACAACCCCTGAACAAAAAGCAACGGTAGAAGCATTTATTCAAGAGGTTAAAAATCAAAGTAACACGGATCGCACCTCTGACGATAAACCCAAACGAGGTGTTCCTACAGGTGGAAAAGCCATTAATCCCTTTAATGAGGAAGAAATTCCGATTTGGATTGCGGATTATGTTTTATATGAATATGGAACAGGCGCGGTCATGGGGGTTCCCGCCCATGATACCCGTGATTTTCAATTCGCCACTCAATATGATTTACCCATCAAACAGGTGATTGTTCCTGATGATGCGGATAATGATAATGAGGAAAATGATCGAGTTAAAATGGCTTATACCGGAACGGGAATTTTAGTCGAATCCTGTAATTTTAGTGGAGAACATTCTGAACACGCTAAACAAGCCATTATTAACTATGCAGAAGATGAAGGATATGGCAAAGGAATTATTCAATATCGCTTAAGAGATTGGTTGATTTCTCGTCAACGATATTGGGGTACACCGATTCCGATTATTCATTGTCCGAAGTGTGGAGCGGTGGCTGTTCCTGATGAAGATTTACCTGTAAAATTGCCTGAACAGGTTAAATTTAGTGGTCGGGGGCCGTCTCCTTTAGCGCAATTAGAAGATTGGGTTAATGTTACTTGTCCGAACTGTGGAACTCCTGCTAAACGGGAAACCGATACGATGGATACGTTTATTGATTCCTCATGGTATTTCTTGCGTTATCCTGATGCTAACAATGATCAACAAGTGTTCGATCCAGCGATTACAAATGATTGGATGAGTGTTGATCAATATGTGGGCGGAATTGAACACGCGATTTTACATTTATTATATTCTCGATTCTTTACAAAAGTATTGCGCGATCGCGGATTATTACATTGTAAAGAACCCTTTGAACGGTTATTAACTCAAGGGATGGTGCAGGGAATTACCTATAAAAATCGTAATACTGGAAAGTATTTTTCACCTTCACAAGTGAGTCCTAGTAATCCCCAAGATCCTGAAACCGGAGAAAAGTTAGAAGTCTTCTTTGAGAAGATGTCTAAATCGAAATATAATGGCGTTGATCCGTTGGAAGTCATGGGTAAATATGGGGCTGATACCGCCCGGATGTTTATTTTATTTAAAGCTCCTCCTGAGAAAGATTTAGAATGGGATGATGCTGATGTTGAAGGACAATTTCGCTTTTTAAATCGGGTGTGGCGAATTGTGACTGAATTTGCTGAAGTTGAAACTTCTAAACCTAAGAATCGGGAATTAAGTAAAGTCGAAAAAGACTTAAAACGGGCGATTCATACTGCAATTAAAGAAGTCAGCGAGGATTTAGACGGAGACTATCAATTTAATACGGCGGTTTCAGAATTAATGAAACTTAGTAATGCCTTATCTGAAGCCGATTGTAAAGCGTCTCCTACCTATTTAGAAGGAATTGAAACGCTGTTGAAATTATTAGCACCGTTTGCCCCCCATATTGCCGAAGAATTATGGCAACTGATTGGTAAAACAGGTTCAATTCATACTCAAACTTGGCCTCAGTATGACCCAGAAGCGTTAGTGGTTGATGAAATTACCTTAGTGATTCAAATTAATGGTAAAACACGCGGTACGCTTCAAGTCCCAGCAGCAGCTAATCACCAAACTTTAGAAGAATATGCCCGAAATTCTGAAGTCAGTCAACGTCATATCGGCGACAAAACCATTAAAAAAGTGATTGTTGTCCCTGGGAAATTAGTGAATTTTGTTGTTGCTTAA